Proteins encoded within one genomic window of Anopheles gambiae chromosome 3, idAnoGambNW_F1_1, whole genome shotgun sequence:
- the LOC3291704 gene encoding CD109 antigen isoform X2 yields the protein MFSKGGGMRFGGEVKRTVPDPKDHKDGHYSIIGARILRPNSVYRCVVSTFDTKVAIVFRISIAAKDKPIATEEITLNSNESRLISFTIDSIPEEEYELVAEGLSGLEFKTKSRLDFDNKFCSVLIQTDKSVYKPGDTVRYRVLVLDRCMKPLPAGDSGMMVYIRDGKGNRIKQWSNASLGECGVFQAELTLSTEPVLGEWTINVEVVGLKESKTFDVDEYVLPTYEVTVESPGYTFLDDELLKVVVNSKYTYGKPVAGELTVSVKLASSMCFRREPTETSICQKVLPIDGKTDVEFNLKEILSSKTYIRELTIEAEVCETLTGRTQKGSTTVQLHDERYQVRMIEESSYFPGLPYNAWIQVTNLDGSPVQDGAKEVEIVLRNYNIDLHKQSSTLDDKGMAQLNVKLDELDFDYVSVEVKYRGKDYYVQGITKPRDYEEALMRVRLSEKEPTAGKDLTFDVACTKPLQCVSYSLLARGELLAGGAVKGSEASTTISITIPSTFAMVPRAKLLVHYISSAGYIVSSYDTVEFKRVFENQIQLTLSKDELKPVETLDIDIRTEKDSFVGLLAVDQSVLLLKSGNDISRDEVVQQLEMYESAQNYHWDAYSTSDCQSVGAVLLSNRFIPRDIFPQARLFACSTSAGGFGAAPMMAACKMKGVIMESEMATAPVNEPTVRSKFPETWIWESISKCKEMESIRKIVPDTITSWIITGFSLSKSHGLGLVDNPSKVNVFMPFFLSIDLPYSVKLGETIRIPVVVFNYMDEDQLADVIFYNNDDEFEFVSDTKDQKEKHRQEQITVPRGTGKTLTFVLKPTKVGHVTLKITAKCALAGDGIERQLLVEPEGLPQYINKALLVDLRLVKEIKQPFEVEIPVDAVPDSTNVEVSVIGDVLGSSIENLDSLIRMPFGCGEQNMLNFVPCIVVLDYLKACKRLTVEIESKAKRCMEIGYQRELTYKHQDGSFSAFGESDKSGSTWLTAFVAKSFQQAAKHMTIEEDVIDSALGWLSKVQTADGAFPEVGTICHKDMQGGAGSGIALTAYTVIAFLENPKLGEKYKASVDKALTYVKEHISELDDVYAHALAAYALQIADHPLKNEVYASLLSKSNKQGDIQWWSKEIPEKNDSNCCWWYRPCSVNVEMSAYGLLATLEASSAGLEGLPIMKWLVSQRNDKGGFESTQDTVVGLQALSKMAAQLSSSEADMSLKVIITGEQEKCLQVNGGNILVLQKHELAANTRKLEMIATGTGCALFQLSYKYNIKDVDNSPRFTLKPEAKQGSIKSCIDLSITTSFIPKEDQAVSNMAVMEVDMPSGFIVESDTLKQLKQHEMVKKVETKRSDTTVVLYFDNIGEEAVHLQMSAFQKHEVENAKPANVIIYDYYDNTRCARSFYEIAV from the exons ATGTTTTCTAAGGGCGGTGGAATGCGTTTCGGTGGTGAAGTGAAGCGTACAGTGCCTGATCCGAAAGATCACAAAGATGG CCATTACTCAATCATTGGGGCTAGAATTCTACGTCCAAACTCCGTGTACCGGTGTGTGGTGTCAACTTTCGATACAAAGGTAGCGATTGTGTTTCGCATCTCGATCGCTGCGAAAGACAAACCAATTGCAACGGAAGAGATCACACTGAACAGCAATGAGTCACGCTTGATTAGCTTTACG ATTGACAGTATTCCCGAGGAAGAGTATGAGCTGGTTGCGGAAGGTCTTTCCGGTTTGGAATTTAAAACAAAGAGCCGTTTGGACTTTGATAACAAATTTTGTTCGGTGTTGATTCAGACTGATAAGTCGGTGTACAAACCGGGCGATACGGTTCGATACcgggtgctggtgctggaccGGTGCATGAAGCCGCTACCGGCGGGAGACAGCGGGATGATGGTTTACATACGCGACGGCAAGGGCAACCGGATCAAGCAGTGGAGCAACGCGTCGCTCGGTGAGTGCGGAGTGTTCCAAGCGGAACTCACACTTTCGACCGAGCCGGTGCTGGGCGAGTGGACCATCAATGTGGAGGTGGTTGGATTG AAAGAGTCCAAAACGTTCGATGTGGATGAGTACGTACTTCCCACGTACGAGGTGACGGTGGAATCCCCAGGCTACACGTTCCTCGACGATGAGCTGCTAAAggtagtcgtcaactcgaagtACACCTACGGAAAGCCGGTGGCTGGAGAATTGACCGTTTCCGTAAAGCTCGCCTCCTCAATGTGCTTCAGACGCGAGCCAACTGAAACCAGCATCTGCCAGAAGGTGTTACCGATCGATGGCAAGACGGATGTCGAATTCAACCTGAAAGAGATCCTTTCTAGCAAAACGTACATTCGGGAGCTTACGATCGAGGCGGAGGTTTGCGAAACACTGACCGGGCGCACTCAAAAAGGTTCTACCACGGTACAGTTGCACGACGAACGCTATCAAGTGCGTATGATTGAAGAGTCGAGCTATTTCCCAGGACTACCGTACAATGCCTGGATACAGGTGACGAACCTTGACGGTAGTCCAGTGCAGGACGGGGCAAAGGAGGTTGAGATAGTGTTGAGGAATTATAACATCGATTTGCATAAGCAGTCCTCTACGCTTGATGATAAAGGAATGGCACAGCTGAATGTAAAGCTGGACGAGCTAGACTTTGATTATGTCAGCGTGGAGGTGAAATACCGTGGGAAGGATTATTATGTGCAAGGCATCACGAAACCTCGAGATTACGAGGAAGCATTGATGAGAGTGCGGCTTTCGGAGAAAGA ACCAACAGCTGGGAAGGACCTAACCTTTGATGTCGCATGCACAAAACCACTACAATGTGTGTCCTATTCTTTGCTGGCACGGGGAGAGCTGCTGGCAGGTGGAGCAGTAAAGGGCAGCGAGGCGAGCACAACAATCAGTATTACTATACCTTCTACATTTGCCATGGTGCCTCGGGCAAAGCTGCTGGTACATTACATCTCCAGTGCAGGCTACATCGTGAGCAGCTATGACACCGTTGAGTTTAAGCGGGTGTTTGAAAATCAG ataCAATTGACTCTTTCAAAGGATGAGTTGAAACCGGTAGAAACGCTAGACATCGATATACGGACGGAGAAAGACTCTTTCGTTGGTCTGCTTGCGGTCGATCAGAGCGTGCTGCTTCTAAAGTCTGGCAATGACATCAGCCGCGATGAGGTGGTGCAGCAGTTGGAAATGTATGAGTCGGCACAGAATTATCACTGGGATGCTTATAGTACATCAGACTGTCAG TCCGTTGGAGCTGTTCTTCTTTCCAATAGGTTCATTCCACGAG ATATATTTCCACAAGCTCGACTTTTTGCCTGCAGCACAAGTGCCGGGGGATTTGGAGCTGCTCCAATGATGGCAGCATGCAAGATGAAAGGAGTGATAATGGAAAGTGAAATGGCTACGGCGCCTGTTAATGAACCCACTGTTCGCTCCAAGTTTCCCGAAACGTGGATATGGGAGAGTATTTCGAAATG CAAAGAAATGGAGAGCATTAGAAAAATCGTCCCAGACACGATAACGTCCTGGATCATTACCGGATTTTCACTGAGCAAGAGCCACGGTCTGGGGCTGGTGGACAACCCATCGAAAGTGAACGTATTTATGCCCTTTTTCCTATCGATCGATCTGCCGTATTCGGTAAAGCTGGGAGAAACTATCCGTATACCTGTGGTAGTATTCAATTACATGGATGAAGATCAACTGGCGGATGTGATCTTCTATAATAATGATGACGAGTTCGAATTTGTTTCTGATACTAAGGATCAAAAAG AAAAACATCGCCAAGAACAAATAACAGTACCACGCGGTACAGGCAAAACGCTTACCTTCGTACTAAAACCAACCAAGGTGGGACATGTCACGCTGAAGATTACTGCCAAGTGTGCCCTGGCCGGGGATGGCATCGAGCGCCAACTGCTCGTTGAACCGGAAGGTCTACCGCAGTACATCAACAAGGCGCTTCTCGTCGATCTACGCTTAGTGAAAGAGATCAAACAACCGTTTGAAGTGGAAATTCCAGTCGATGCCGTTCCCGACTCGACCAACGTAGAAGTGTCCGTAATTGGCGATGTGCTGGGATCATCGATCGAGAATCTTGACTCGCTGATACGCATGCCGTTCGGGTGTGGTGAGCAGAATATGCTCAACTTTGTCCCGTGTATCGTAGTGTTGGATTATCTGAAAGCTTGCAAGCGTCTGACGGTGGAAATTGAGAGCAAAGCGAAGCGGTGCATGGAGATAGGCTATCAGCGAGAGCTGACCTACAAGCACCAGGACGGTTCATTCAGCGCGTTCGGCGAGAGTGATAAGAGCGGCAGCACCTGGCTGACAGCGTTTGTGGCGAAATCGTTCCAACAGGCAGCGAAGCATATGACCATTGAGGAGGATGTGATTGATAGTGCGCTCGGGTGGCTCAGTAAGGTTCAGACAGCCGATGGAGCTTTCCCGGAAGTTGGAACGATTTGCCACAAGGATATGCAAGGAGGTGCAGGGTCAGGGATCGCTTTGACCGCATACACCGTTATTGCCTTCTTGGAGAATCCGAAGCTGGGGGAGAAGTACAAAGCATCGGTTGATAAGGCTCTGACGTACGTGAAGGAACACATCAGCGAGCTAGATGATGTGTATGCACACGCCTTAGCTGCATACGCACTGCAAATTGCTGATCATCCACTTAAAAACGAAGTGTACGCTAGTCTGCTATCAAAATCGAATAAGCAAGGCGACATCCAATGGTGGAGCAAAGAGATTCCAGAGAAGAACGATTCCAACTGTTGTTGGTGGTACCGGCCATGTTCGGTCAACGTGGAGATGAGTGCATACGGGCTATTGGCAACACTGGAAGCATCCAGCGCTGGACTGGAAGGTTTACCGATCATGAAGTGGTTGGTTTCCCAGCGCAACGATAAGGGTGGGTTCGAGTCAACGCAGGACACAGTCGTTGGCTTGCAGGCTCTTTCGAAGATGGCTGCTCAACTCTCCTCCTCCGAGGCGGACATGTCCCTCAAGGTGATCATCACGGGCGAACAGGAGAAGTGTCTACAGGTTAATGGGGGGAATATTTTGGTGCTGCAAAAGCATGAGCTTGCTGCAAACACGCGAAAGCTTGAGATGATCGCTACCGGTACGGGTTGTGCATTGTTCCAGCTGTCGTACAAGTATAACATAAAGGATGTGGATAACAGTCCTCGTTTTACGCTTAAGCCCGAAGCGAAGCAAGGATCGATCAAGAGCTGCATCGATCTGTCCATTACTACGAGCTTTATTCCGAAGGAGGATCAAGCCGTTTCTAACATGGCCGTTATGGAGGTGGACATGCCGAGTGGGTTCATCGTTGAGAGTGACACACTGAAGCAGCTCAAGCAACATGAGATGGTTAAG AAAGTGGAAACAAAACGCAGCGACACAACGGTGGTACTGTACTTTGACAACATTGGAGAGGAAGCTGTGCATCTTCAAATGTCCGCGTTCCAGAAGCATGAGGTGGAGAACGCTAAACCGGCAAATGTGATCATATACGATTACTACGACAATA CTCGCTGTGCTCGATCGTTCTACGAGATCGCTGTTTAA
- the LOC3291704 gene encoding CD109 antigen isoform X1, with product MFSKGGGMRFGGEVKRTVPDPKDHKDGHYSIIGARILRPNSVYRCVVSTFDTKVAIVFRISIAAKDKPIATEEITLNSNESRLISFTIDSIPEEEYELVAEGLSGLEFKTKSRLDFDNKFCSVLIQTDKSVYKPGDTVRYRVLVLDRCMKPLPAGDSGMMVYIRDGKGNRIKQWSNASLGECGVFQAELTLSTEPVLGEWTINVEVVGLKESKTFDVDEYVLPTYEVTVESPGYTFLDDELLKVVVNSKYTYGKPVAGELTVSVKLASSMCFRREPTETSICQKVLPIDGKTDVEFNLKEILSSKTYIRELTIEAEVCETLTGRTQKGSTTVQLHDERYQVRMIEESSYFPGLPYNAWIQVTNLDGSPVQDGAKEVEIVLRNYNIDLHKQSSTLDDKGMAQLNVKLDELDFDYVSVEVKYRGKDYYVQGITKPRDYEEALMRVRLSEKEPTAGKDLTFDVACTKPLQCVSYSLLARGELLAGGAVKGSEASTTISITIPSTFAMVPRAKLLVHYISSAGYIVSSYDTVEFKRVFENQIQLTLSKDELKPVETLDIDIRTEKDSFVGLLAVDQSVLLLKSGNDISRDEVVQQLEMYESAQNYHWDAYSTSDCQSVGAVLLSNRFIPRDIFPQARLFACSTSAGGFGAAPMMAACKMKGVIMESEMATAPVNEPTVRSKFPETWIWESISKCKEMESIRKIVPDTITSWIITGFSLSKSHGLGLVDNPSKVNVFMPFFLSIDLPYSVKLGETIRIPVVVFNYMDEDQLADVIFYNNDDEFEFVSDTKDQKEKHRQEQITVPRGTGKTLTFVLKPTKVGHVTLKITAKCALAGDGIERQLLVEPEGLPQYINKALLVDLRLVKEIKQPFEVEIPVDAVPDSTNVEVSVIGDVLGSSIENLDSLIRMPFGCGEQNMLNFVPCIVVLDYLKACKRLTVEIESKAKRCMEIGYQRELTYKHQDGSFSAFGESDKSGSTWLTAFVAKSFQQAAKHMTIEEDVIDSALGWLSKVQTADGAFPEVGTICHKDMQGGAGSGIALTAYTVIAFLENPKLGEKYKASVDKALTYVKEHISELDDVYAHALAAYALQIADHPLKNEVYASLLSKSNKQGDIQWWSKEIPEKNDSNCCWWYRPCSVNVEMSAYGLLATLEASSAGLEGLPIMKWLVSQRNDKGGFESTQDTVVGLQALSKMAAQLSSSEADMSLKVIITGEQEKCLQVNGGNILVLQKHELAANTRKLEMIATGTGCALFQLSYKYNIKDVDNSPRFTLKPEAKQGSIKSCIDLSITTSFIPKEDQAVSNMAVMEVDMPSGFIVESDTLKQLKQHEMVKKVETKRSDTTVVLYFDNIGEEAVHLQMSAFQKHEVENAKPANVIIYDYYDNSKCFDESCTIIAGCSNKYYSYSSSLCSIVLRDRCLISWKCLPNRKPAISGRCINVVLLENKLLHQFKYKRTIKKRF from the exons ATGTTTTCTAAGGGCGGTGGAATGCGTTTCGGTGGTGAAGTGAAGCGTACAGTGCCTGATCCGAAAGATCACAAAGATGG CCATTACTCAATCATTGGGGCTAGAATTCTACGTCCAAACTCCGTGTACCGGTGTGTGGTGTCAACTTTCGATACAAAGGTAGCGATTGTGTTTCGCATCTCGATCGCTGCGAAAGACAAACCAATTGCAACGGAAGAGATCACACTGAACAGCAATGAGTCACGCTTGATTAGCTTTACG ATTGACAGTATTCCCGAGGAAGAGTATGAGCTGGTTGCGGAAGGTCTTTCCGGTTTGGAATTTAAAACAAAGAGCCGTTTGGACTTTGATAACAAATTTTGTTCGGTGTTGATTCAGACTGATAAGTCGGTGTACAAACCGGGCGATACGGTTCGATACcgggtgctggtgctggaccGGTGCATGAAGCCGCTACCGGCGGGAGACAGCGGGATGATGGTTTACATACGCGACGGCAAGGGCAACCGGATCAAGCAGTGGAGCAACGCGTCGCTCGGTGAGTGCGGAGTGTTCCAAGCGGAACTCACACTTTCGACCGAGCCGGTGCTGGGCGAGTGGACCATCAATGTGGAGGTGGTTGGATTG AAAGAGTCCAAAACGTTCGATGTGGATGAGTACGTACTTCCCACGTACGAGGTGACGGTGGAATCCCCAGGCTACACGTTCCTCGACGATGAGCTGCTAAAggtagtcgtcaactcgaagtACACCTACGGAAAGCCGGTGGCTGGAGAATTGACCGTTTCCGTAAAGCTCGCCTCCTCAATGTGCTTCAGACGCGAGCCAACTGAAACCAGCATCTGCCAGAAGGTGTTACCGATCGATGGCAAGACGGATGTCGAATTCAACCTGAAAGAGATCCTTTCTAGCAAAACGTACATTCGGGAGCTTACGATCGAGGCGGAGGTTTGCGAAACACTGACCGGGCGCACTCAAAAAGGTTCTACCACGGTACAGTTGCACGACGAACGCTATCAAGTGCGTATGATTGAAGAGTCGAGCTATTTCCCAGGACTACCGTACAATGCCTGGATACAGGTGACGAACCTTGACGGTAGTCCAGTGCAGGACGGGGCAAAGGAGGTTGAGATAGTGTTGAGGAATTATAACATCGATTTGCATAAGCAGTCCTCTACGCTTGATGATAAAGGAATGGCACAGCTGAATGTAAAGCTGGACGAGCTAGACTTTGATTATGTCAGCGTGGAGGTGAAATACCGTGGGAAGGATTATTATGTGCAAGGCATCACGAAACCTCGAGATTACGAGGAAGCATTGATGAGAGTGCGGCTTTCGGAGAAAGA ACCAACAGCTGGGAAGGACCTAACCTTTGATGTCGCATGCACAAAACCACTACAATGTGTGTCCTATTCTTTGCTGGCACGGGGAGAGCTGCTGGCAGGTGGAGCAGTAAAGGGCAGCGAGGCGAGCACAACAATCAGTATTACTATACCTTCTACATTTGCCATGGTGCCTCGGGCAAAGCTGCTGGTACATTACATCTCCAGTGCAGGCTACATCGTGAGCAGCTATGACACCGTTGAGTTTAAGCGGGTGTTTGAAAATCAG ataCAATTGACTCTTTCAAAGGATGAGTTGAAACCGGTAGAAACGCTAGACATCGATATACGGACGGAGAAAGACTCTTTCGTTGGTCTGCTTGCGGTCGATCAGAGCGTGCTGCTTCTAAAGTCTGGCAATGACATCAGCCGCGATGAGGTGGTGCAGCAGTTGGAAATGTATGAGTCGGCACAGAATTATCACTGGGATGCTTATAGTACATCAGACTGTCAG TCCGTTGGAGCTGTTCTTCTTTCCAATAGGTTCATTCCACGAG ATATATTTCCACAAGCTCGACTTTTTGCCTGCAGCACAAGTGCCGGGGGATTTGGAGCTGCTCCAATGATGGCAGCATGCAAGATGAAAGGAGTGATAATGGAAAGTGAAATGGCTACGGCGCCTGTTAATGAACCCACTGTTCGCTCCAAGTTTCCCGAAACGTGGATATGGGAGAGTATTTCGAAATG CAAAGAAATGGAGAGCATTAGAAAAATCGTCCCAGACACGATAACGTCCTGGATCATTACCGGATTTTCACTGAGCAAGAGCCACGGTCTGGGGCTGGTGGACAACCCATCGAAAGTGAACGTATTTATGCCCTTTTTCCTATCGATCGATCTGCCGTATTCGGTAAAGCTGGGAGAAACTATCCGTATACCTGTGGTAGTATTCAATTACATGGATGAAGATCAACTGGCGGATGTGATCTTCTATAATAATGATGACGAGTTCGAATTTGTTTCTGATACTAAGGATCAAAAAG AAAAACATCGCCAAGAACAAATAACAGTACCACGCGGTACAGGCAAAACGCTTACCTTCGTACTAAAACCAACCAAGGTGGGACATGTCACGCTGAAGATTACTGCCAAGTGTGCCCTGGCCGGGGATGGCATCGAGCGCCAACTGCTCGTTGAACCGGAAGGTCTACCGCAGTACATCAACAAGGCGCTTCTCGTCGATCTACGCTTAGTGAAAGAGATCAAACAACCGTTTGAAGTGGAAATTCCAGTCGATGCCGTTCCCGACTCGACCAACGTAGAAGTGTCCGTAATTGGCGATGTGCTGGGATCATCGATCGAGAATCTTGACTCGCTGATACGCATGCCGTTCGGGTGTGGTGAGCAGAATATGCTCAACTTTGTCCCGTGTATCGTAGTGTTGGATTATCTGAAAGCTTGCAAGCGTCTGACGGTGGAAATTGAGAGCAAAGCGAAGCGGTGCATGGAGATAGGCTATCAGCGAGAGCTGACCTACAAGCACCAGGACGGTTCATTCAGCGCGTTCGGCGAGAGTGATAAGAGCGGCAGCACCTGGCTGACAGCGTTTGTGGCGAAATCGTTCCAACAGGCAGCGAAGCATATGACCATTGAGGAGGATGTGATTGATAGTGCGCTCGGGTGGCTCAGTAAGGTTCAGACAGCCGATGGAGCTTTCCCGGAAGTTGGAACGATTTGCCACAAGGATATGCAAGGAGGTGCAGGGTCAGGGATCGCTTTGACCGCATACACCGTTATTGCCTTCTTGGAGAATCCGAAGCTGGGGGAGAAGTACAAAGCATCGGTTGATAAGGCTCTGACGTACGTGAAGGAACACATCAGCGAGCTAGATGATGTGTATGCACACGCCTTAGCTGCATACGCACTGCAAATTGCTGATCATCCACTTAAAAACGAAGTGTACGCTAGTCTGCTATCAAAATCGAATAAGCAAGGCGACATCCAATGGTGGAGCAAAGAGATTCCAGAGAAGAACGATTCCAACTGTTGTTGGTGGTACCGGCCATGTTCGGTCAACGTGGAGATGAGTGCATACGGGCTATTGGCAACACTGGAAGCATCCAGCGCTGGACTGGAAGGTTTACCGATCATGAAGTGGTTGGTTTCCCAGCGCAACGATAAGGGTGGGTTCGAGTCAACGCAGGACACAGTCGTTGGCTTGCAGGCTCTTTCGAAGATGGCTGCTCAACTCTCCTCCTCCGAGGCGGACATGTCCCTCAAGGTGATCATCACGGGCGAACAGGAGAAGTGTCTACAGGTTAATGGGGGGAATATTTTGGTGCTGCAAAAGCATGAGCTTGCTGCAAACACGCGAAAGCTTGAGATGATCGCTACCGGTACGGGTTGTGCATTGTTCCAGCTGTCGTACAAGTATAACATAAAGGATGTGGATAACAGTCCTCGTTTTACGCTTAAGCCCGAAGCGAAGCAAGGATCGATCAAGAGCTGCATCGATCTGTCCATTACTACGAGCTTTATTCCGAAGGAGGATCAAGCCGTTTCTAACATGGCCGTTATGGAGGTGGACATGCCGAGTGGGTTCATCGTTGAGAGTGACACACTGAAGCAGCTCAAGCAACATGAGATGGTTAAG AAAGTGGAAACAAAACGCAGCGACACAACGGTGGTACTGTACTTTGACAACATTGGAGAGGAAGCTGTGCATCTTCAAATGTCCGCGTTCCAGAAGCATGAGGTGGAGAACGCTAAACCGGCAAATGTGATCATATACGATTACTACGACAATAGTAAGTGTTTTGACGAAAGCTGTACCATAATCGCTGGCTGCTCAAATAAATATTACTCATATTCCAGCTCGCTGTGCTCGATCGTTCTACGAGATCGCTGTTTAATCAGCTGGAAGTGCCTACCGAACAGGAAACCCGCCATCTCGGGAAGATGTATTAATGTCGTGttattggaaaataaattgttaCACCAATTTAAATACAAACGCACAATAAAAAAGCGCTTCTAA